One region of Mycolicibacterium rhodesiae NBB3 genomic DNA includes:
- a CDS encoding TetR/AcrR family transcriptional regulator, translating into MATRRGRPTQAEAKKLDLAVREAAVATFLEMGYAGASMEAIARAAGITKRSLYARYPDKRAVFADVIPWALARYTDDGSIDEIDDDDLETALLAVGRAALTRATHPENVRLKRIAFNEAAQFPEFNVSAESMMWAGRQRAVTELLRRYEQRGTIKVDDLELAAEHFLAMVEAVPARMADFGVFRSKKQQERHLQFAVRLFLRGVMPR; encoded by the coding sequence ATGGCGACACGGCGCGGCAGGCCTACACAGGCCGAGGCGAAGAAACTCGACCTTGCGGTCCGCGAGGCCGCGGTCGCCACATTTCTCGAAATGGGTTATGCCGGAGCCAGTATGGAGGCCATTGCCAGGGCGGCCGGTATCACCAAGCGATCGCTGTATGCGCGATATCCTGACAAGCGGGCGGTGTTCGCCGACGTGATCCCCTGGGCGCTGGCGCGTTACACCGATGACGGGTCGATAGACGAAATCGACGACGACGATCTGGAAACCGCGTTGCTGGCTGTCGGACGGGCGGCGTTGACACGCGCGACGCACCCAGAGAACGTGCGGCTCAAGCGCATTGCCTTCAACGAGGCCGCGCAATTCCCAGAGTTCAACGTGTCCGCCGAGTCGATGATGTGGGCGGGCCGTCAGCGTGCGGTCACCGAGCTGCTACGGCGTTACGAGCAACGCGGGACCATCAAGGTCGACGATCTCGAGCTGGCGGCCGAACACTTCCTCGCGATGGTGGAGGCCGTGCCCGCACGGATGGCGGATTTCGGCGTGTTCCGGTCAAAGAAGCAGCAGGAGCGTCACCTCCAGTTCGCGGTGCGATTGTTCCTTCGCGGCGTCATGCCCCGATAG
- a CDS encoding TIGR03621 family F420-dependent LLM class oxidoreductase gives MDRHPFRFAIQATNASGSREWREFARKVEELGYSTLFLADHYLGPGPAQQAARTPRQDLAPIAAIAAAAAHTKTLRVGCRVFCIDYHVPAVLAKEVATLDLLSDGRLELGIGAGWSGVEYEAMGLHFDTPGRRIAKLKEVIALVKAHCAGAELACSGAYVNVHGYQGTPQTVQRPHPPIMIGGGGKRVLTFAGREADIVSINTVPFTARNDDGLTPQEEAVRRFEYVREAAGTRIGDLDIESSPFFISVIDSVADTDDAYQRMATKTGMGVDVLRDHPNVLVGPPDAIAATLEERRETLGANYITVQQWQAERFAPIVARLTGT, from the coding sequence GTGGACAGGCATCCGTTCCGCTTCGCGATCCAGGCGACGAACGCCTCAGGATCGCGGGAATGGCGCGAATTCGCGCGCAAGGTCGAAGAACTGGGCTACTCGACACTGTTCCTCGCCGACCACTACCTCGGCCCTGGTCCGGCCCAGCAGGCGGCGCGCACCCCGCGCCAAGACCTCGCTCCCATCGCCGCCATCGCCGCCGCGGCCGCCCACACCAAGACGTTGCGCGTCGGATGCCGGGTGTTCTGCATCGACTACCACGTGCCCGCCGTGCTCGCGAAGGAAGTGGCGACGCTCGACCTGCTGTCCGACGGCCGCCTCGAACTCGGTATCGGTGCGGGATGGAGCGGTGTCGAGTACGAGGCAATGGGTCTGCACTTCGATACCCCCGGCCGGCGGATCGCGAAGCTCAAGGAAGTCATCGCGCTCGTGAAGGCACACTGCGCCGGTGCCGAACTCGCATGCTCGGGCGCATATGTGAACGTCCACGGTTATCAGGGCACCCCGCAAACCGTGCAGCGTCCCCACCCGCCGATCATGATCGGCGGTGGCGGCAAGCGGGTACTCACCTTCGCCGGACGTGAGGCCGACATCGTCAGCATCAACACCGTGCCGTTCACCGCACGCAACGACGACGGCCTGACACCGCAGGAAGAAGCTGTCCGACGGTTCGAGTACGTACGCGAAGCGGCCGGCACACGAATCGGCGACCTCGATATCGAGAGCTCACCGTTCTTCATCTCGGTCATCGACTCCGTCGCCGACACCGATGACGCTTACCAGCGCATGGCGACCAAGACGGGCATGGGTGTCGATGTCCTGCGCGATCACCCCAACGTGTTGGTCGGCCCGCCGGACGCCATCGCTGCGACGCTGGAGGAACGCCGAGAGACGCTGGGCGCCAACTACATCACGGTCCAGCAGTGGCAGGCCGAGAGATTTGCGCCAATCGTGGCGCGTTTGACGGGTACGTGA
- a CDS encoding Dyp-type peroxidase: MTLELDDIQHILLTRTPAITGRYEFLTFDTPHGGRAWLSELLPKTQSATEATATMDESDRWVTLAFTWTGLRALGVPEESLATFPEEFRAGMASRADILGDTGAAAPEQWVGGLAGDDLHAIAILFSRTDEQCARSIEEHDKLLARTDGVRSLSYLDLNATPPFNYAHDHFGFRDRLSQPVMKGSGEEPTPGSGAALEPGEFILGYPDENGPVPTLPEPEVLSRNGSYMAYRRLQEHVALFRDYLRENAETPDQQELLAAKFMGRWRSGAPLVLAPDEDDPELGADPMRNNDFNYKEMDPFGYACPLGSHARRLNPRDTAHYMNRRRMIRRGATYGPALADNAPDDGIDRGIAAFIICADLIRQFEFAQNVWINDKTFHELGNEHDPICGTQDGTLDFTVPKRPIRKVHKGIPAFTTLRGGAYFFLPGMNAMRYLVSLGD; encoded by the coding sequence GTGACGCTCGAACTCGACGACATCCAGCACATCCTGCTGACCCGCACACCGGCGATCACAGGACGCTACGAGTTCCTGACCTTCGACACCCCCCACGGCGGGCGGGCCTGGCTGTCAGAGCTGCTGCCCAAGACACAGTCGGCCACCGAGGCCACCGCCACGATGGATGAGTCGGACCGCTGGGTGACGTTGGCCTTCACCTGGACCGGTCTGCGTGCGCTCGGCGTGCCGGAGGAGTCGCTAGCGACGTTCCCCGAAGAGTTCCGTGCGGGCATGGCGTCGCGGGCAGACATCCTCGGCGACACCGGCGCCGCCGCGCCCGAGCAATGGGTCGGCGGCCTTGCAGGCGACGACCTCCATGCGATCGCAATTCTGTTCTCCCGCACCGACGAACAGTGCGCGCGCTCCATCGAGGAGCACGACAAGCTGCTGGCCCGCACCGACGGTGTCCGCAGCCTGTCCTACCTCGACCTCAATGCCACGCCGCCGTTCAACTACGCCCACGACCACTTCGGCTTCCGGGACCGGCTGTCGCAGCCGGTGATGAAGGGATCCGGCGAGGAACCGACGCCCGGCTCCGGCGCAGCGCTGGAACCCGGCGAATTCATCCTCGGCTATCCCGACGAGAACGGGCCGGTCCCAACCCTTCCTGAGCCAGAGGTGTTGTCCCGCAACGGCAGCTACATGGCCTACCGCAGGTTGCAGGAGCACGTCGCGCTGTTTCGCGACTATCTACGCGAGAACGCGGAGACGCCGGATCAGCAGGAATTGCTGGCGGCGAAGTTCATGGGTCGCTGGCGCAGCGGTGCGCCGCTGGTGTTGGCGCCCGACGAGGATGACCCCGAACTCGGCGCTGATCCGATGCGCAACAACGACTTCAACTACAAGGAGATGGATCCGTTCGGATATGCGTGTCCGCTCGGTTCTCACGCCCGACGGCTGAACCCGCGCGACACTGCGCACTACATGAACCGCCGTCGCATGATCCGTCGTGGGGCCACCTACGGTCCGGCACTTGCTGATAACGCACCCGATGACGGCATCGACCGGGGCATCGCCGCGTTCATCATCTGCGCCGATCTGATCCGCCAGTTCGAATTCGCGCAGAACGTGTGGATCAACGACAAGACCTTTCACGAGCTCGGCAACGAGCACGACCCCATCTGTGGCACCCAGGACGGCACGCTCGATTTCACCGTGCCCAAGCGGCCGATCCGTAAGGTGCACAAGGGCATTCCGGCCTTCACCACGCTCCGGGGCGGCGCGTACTTCTTCCTTCCCGGGATGAACGCTATGCGCTACCTGGTTTCACTGGGCGACTAG
- a CDS encoding HpcH/HpaI aldolase/citrate lyase family protein, translating into MSQPSRLRRSELATPASNEHMCEVAARAGADLVFLDLEDACAPAAKESARATAVAALTDLDWGRTVRAVRINGLDTQWCHDDIIEVVSGARDALDVIIIPKVLSARDVWWVDVLLTQLETKLRLTRRIAVEALIEEAEGLLNAQEIARASARLEAIIFGAGDLSASLHARVDGNFQPAGDYPGDYWHAVRVQVLAAARAAGIAAIDAPYPGYRDADGYRRAAAQASMLGYDGKWAIHPDQVPIANAVFTPTDEAVAEARAIMDDYRRAESEGIGAVGRNGKLVDAALMRHAANVLRRAND; encoded by the coding sequence ATGTCCCAGCCCTCCCGGCTCCGCCGCAGTGAGCTTGCGACGCCGGCGAGCAACGAGCACATGTGTGAGGTCGCCGCGCGCGCGGGCGCAGATCTGGTGTTCCTCGATCTCGAAGACGCTTGCGCACCTGCCGCCAAGGAGTCGGCGCGCGCCACGGCAGTCGCCGCACTGACCGACCTCGACTGGGGCCGCACCGTGCGCGCGGTGAGGATCAACGGTCTGGACACTCAGTGGTGTCACGACGACATCATCGAAGTCGTCTCCGGCGCCCGCGATGCGCTCGACGTGATCATCATCCCGAAAGTGCTCAGTGCCCGCGACGTCTGGTGGGTCGACGTGCTGCTGACCCAGTTGGAGACGAAGCTGCGATTGACGCGGCGCATTGCGGTGGAGGCCTTGATCGAGGAAGCCGAGGGGCTGCTCAACGCTCAGGAAATCGCCCGTGCCAGTGCGCGACTCGAAGCGATCATCTTCGGAGCGGGCGACCTGTCGGCCTCGCTACACGCGCGGGTGGACGGAAACTTTCAGCCTGCAGGCGACTACCCGGGCGACTACTGGCACGCGGTACGGGTGCAGGTGCTGGCCGCCGCCCGGGCCGCCGGCATCGCCGCAATCGACGCGCCCTACCCGGGATATCGGGATGCGGACGGCTATCGGCGGGCAGCGGCGCAGGCGAGCATGCTGGGTTACGACGGTAAGTGGGCGATACATCCCGATCAGGTGCCGATCGCCAACGCCGTCTTCACGCCCACCGACGAGGCGGTGGCCGAGGCGCGCGCCATCATGGACGACTATCGCCGCGCAGAGTCCGAGGGCATCGGCGCGGTGGGCCGCAATGGGAAGCTCGTCGACGCGGCGCTGATGCGGCATGCCGCCAACGTGCTGCGGCGAGCCAACGACTAG
- a CDS encoding CaiB/BaiF CoA transferase family protein, whose translation MSTRPLQGLRVIDAATLAAGPLVATALGEFGADVIKVEQPGTGDPLRTWGARRGDIGLVWKSVSRNKKCVTTDLRTHEGRALLHGLLETSDVLVINTRPSTLARWGLDYQALHARYPRLVMLHVTGFGAGGPASDRPGFGTLAEAMSGFAYVTGQADGPPTLPPFMLADGVAAQSATYAVMMALYHRDVHGAGGQLVDVSLIEPLARLVEQATLAYDQLGQIQGRTGNRADASAPRNAYRTADDRWLAISSASSSVAARLYRAIGRHDLADRPEYVDPIPRQARADEIDGIVSAWIRAHPLDDAMKIFHDEDVTAAPIYDAQQLLADEHLRARGTFVPIADPDVGTMTVQAPVARLSETPGCVEHLGRALGADNETVYRDLLRIDADRLAELRAAGTI comes from the coding sequence GTGAGCACACGCCCCCTGCAAGGTCTGCGGGTCATCGACGCCGCCACCCTGGCGGCCGGGCCGTTGGTGGCGACCGCGCTCGGCGAGTTCGGCGCCGACGTCATCAAGGTCGAGCAACCGGGCACCGGTGATCCGCTGCGCACCTGGGGTGCACGACGCGGCGACATCGGGCTCGTCTGGAAAAGCGTCAGCCGCAACAAGAAATGTGTGACCACGGACCTGCGCACCCACGAAGGGCGTGCGCTGTTACACGGCCTGCTCGAGACGAGCGACGTGCTGGTGATCAACACGAGGCCGAGCACGCTGGCGCGGTGGGGACTGGACTACCAGGCGCTACACGCGCGGTACCCACGGTTGGTGATGTTGCATGTCACCGGCTTTGGCGCTGGCGGTCCCGCCAGTGACCGGCCCGGTTTCGGCACCCTGGCCGAGGCGATGAGCGGTTTCGCGTATGTGACCGGACAGGCAGATGGACCGCCCACATTGCCGCCGTTCATGCTCGCGGATGGTGTCGCCGCCCAGTCTGCGACCTACGCGGTGATGATGGCGCTGTACCACCGCGACGTTCACGGCGCCGGCGGACAACTCGTCGACGTCAGCCTGATCGAACCGCTGGCGCGTCTCGTCGAGCAGGCGACGCTGGCGTACGACCAGCTGGGACAGATCCAGGGCCGCACCGGGAACCGCGCCGACGCCAGCGCGCCACGGAACGCCTACCGCACCGCCGATGACCGATGGCTGGCGATCTCGAGCGCATCGTCGAGCGTCGCTGCACGCCTCTACCGCGCCATCGGCAGACACGACCTCGCCGACCGACCCGAGTACGTCGACCCGATTCCGCGGCAAGCTCGTGCCGACGAGATCGATGGGATCGTCAGCGCCTGGATCCGCGCCCATCCACTCGACGACGCGATGAAAATCTTTCACGATGAGGACGTTACGGCCGCACCGATATACGACGCTCAGCAGCTCCTCGCCGACGAGCATCTGCGGGCGCGTGGAACGTTCGTCCCGATCGCCGATCCGGACGTCGGCACCATGACCGTGCAGGCACCGGTAGCACGGTTGAGCGAAACGCCTGGATGCGTCGAGCATCTCGGCCGGGCGCTGGGTGCGGACAACGAAACGGTCTACCGCGACCTACTCCGTATTGACGCCGACCGTCTCGCCGAGCTGCGTGCCGCAGGCACTATCTGA
- a CDS encoding TauD/TfdA dioxygenase family protein — protein MAETRALSAEFGAELVGITDTDDLLDDTVIAACREALKWRGVLLIRGAHFDDDGQLAFSRKFGGEGGTPGGKELSTISMDKKVNRLAEYLKGAFHWHLDDTTSEVPSRATMLTARRLSAEGGGTEFANTYAAYENLSDVERKHYDGLRVVHSFEAAQRKVNPDPTDEELAIWRGVPSHESSLVWQRRDGRRSLVIGATADHIVGMPADESRALLDELLDWATQPRFCYAHEWCVGDAVLWDNTAVLHRALPYDLSSDRMLRRTHIRGLEAWA, from the coding sequence ATGGCGGAAACCAGGGCGTTGAGTGCGGAGTTCGGCGCGGAACTCGTCGGCATCACCGATACCGATGACCTGCTCGACGACACCGTCATCGCCGCATGCCGGGAGGCGCTCAAGTGGCGCGGCGTACTGCTCATCCGCGGTGCGCATTTCGACGACGACGGGCAGCTGGCGTTCAGCAGAAAGTTCGGCGGTGAGGGCGGCACGCCCGGCGGTAAGGAGCTGTCCACGATCTCGATGGACAAGAAGGTCAACCGGCTGGCCGAGTACCTCAAGGGCGCGTTTCACTGGCATCTCGACGACACGACGAGCGAGGTTCCGTCGCGCGCCACGATGCTGACCGCACGGCGGTTGTCCGCAGAGGGTGGCGGCACCGAGTTCGCGAACACCTATGCCGCGTACGAGAACCTGTCCGACGTAGAGCGAAAGCACTATGACGGGCTGCGGGTCGTGCACAGCTTCGAGGCTGCCCAGCGCAAGGTCAATCCCGACCCCACCGATGAAGAGCTGGCGATTTGGCGTGGCGTACCCAGCCATGAGAGCTCGCTGGTGTGGCAGCGCCGGGACGGCCGCAGGTCACTGGTGATCGGCGCGACCGCGGACCACATCGTGGGCATGCCGGCCGACGAGAGCCGCGCTCTGCTCGACGAGCTGCTGGACTGGGCGACGCAACCGAGGTTCTGCTACGCCCACGAGTGGTGTGTCGGCGATGCGGTGCTGTGGGACAACACCGCCGTACTGCATCGGGCCTTGCCGTACGACCTGTCGTCGGACCGCATGCTCCGTCGGACGCACATCAGGGGTCTGGAGGCATGGGCGTGA
- a CDS encoding enoyl-CoA hydratase/isomerase family protein — translation MAKRTRFSEYQNSYANYKFELTDDGILFMQCHTDGDSLVWSWKAHDEMSDAFADIAGDREIKVLIHTGTGENYNANWGRLPNGEPPEKPIYQAMPDDRGTHKLDEKAWYARHLIFNVLDVDVPMISAVNGPCNMHSEVPIMGDIVLASEDAYFQDASHFPRGQVPGDGQHVIWSVLAGHNRARYFLLTGQKLSAQEAKEWGVVNEVLPKDKLLDRAWEHARELIKRPPLTLRYTRQLFTNPLKRAFVNELGHGLGRETYAQRVFFPFGGEMEPLDRPWDQQPWSNANGQPVDEGARQ, via the coding sequence ATGGCCAAACGAACGAGATTCAGCGAGTACCAGAACAGCTACGCCAACTACAAATTCGAGCTGACCGACGACGGCATCCTGTTCATGCAGTGCCATACCGACGGCGACAGCCTGGTGTGGAGCTGGAAGGCCCACGACGAGATGTCCGACGCCTTCGCCGACATCGCAGGCGACCGGGAGATCAAGGTGCTGATCCACACCGGTACCGGCGAGAACTACAACGCCAACTGGGGCCGACTACCCAACGGCGAACCGCCCGAGAAGCCGATCTATCAGGCGATGCCCGACGACCGCGGGACGCACAAGCTTGACGAGAAGGCCTGGTATGCAAGGCATCTCATCTTCAACGTGCTCGACGTCGACGTCCCGATGATCAGTGCCGTCAACGGACCGTGCAACATGCACTCCGAGGTGCCGATCATGGGCGACATCGTGCTGGCCTCCGAGGACGCTTACTTCCAGGACGCGTCGCACTTCCCGCGCGGCCAGGTGCCCGGCGACGGGCAGCACGTGATCTGGAGCGTCCTGGCCGGGCACAACCGCGCGCGTTACTTTCTGCTCACCGGGCAGAAGCTCAGCGCGCAGGAGGCCAAAGAGTGGGGTGTGGTCAACGAAGTGCTTCCCAAGGACAAGCTGCTCGACCGCGCCTGGGAGCACGCCCGCGAACTCATCAAGCGGCCGCCGTTGACGCTGCGGTACACCCGCCAACTCTTCACCAATCCGCTCAAGCGCGCGTTCGTCAACGAACTCGGCCACGGCCTGGGGCGCGAAACCTACGCCCAGCGGGTGTTCTTCCCGTTCGGCGGCGAAATGGAACCGCTCGACCGGCCGTGGGACCAGCAGCCCTGGTCCAACGCCAACGGACAACCTGTCGATGAAGGAGCACGGCAATGA
- a CDS encoding HAD-IIA family hydrolase, with product MRSTPQCWLTDMDGVLVREEHALPGAAEFLQRLVDKERPFLVLTNNSIFTPRDLSARLLRSGLSVPEASIWTSALATAAFLADQLPGGSAYTIGEAGLTTALHAVGYTLTDVDPDFVVLGETRTYSFEAITKAVRLIIGGARFIATNPDVTGPSAEGPLPATGSVAAMITKATGRDPYFVGKPNPMMFRSALNRIEAHSENTFMVGDRMDTDVVAGIEAGLETILVLTGSTTVEDIERYPFRPSRVLPSIAEAIDLV from the coding sequence GTGCGCTCCACACCGCAGTGCTGGCTCACCGACATGGACGGCGTGCTCGTCCGTGAGGAACACGCGTTGCCAGGCGCCGCCGAGTTCCTGCAACGACTGGTCGACAAGGAACGTCCGTTTCTCGTCCTGACGAACAACTCGATCTTCACACCGCGCGATCTGTCGGCTCGGCTCCTGCGCTCCGGTCTCAGCGTTCCCGAAGCGTCGATCTGGACGTCCGCGCTGGCCACCGCGGCTTTTCTGGCTGATCAGCTGCCCGGTGGCTCGGCCTACACGATCGGCGAGGCGGGGCTAACCACGGCGCTGCACGCCGTGGGCTACACACTCACCGACGTGGACCCCGATTTCGTCGTGCTGGGGGAGACCCGGACGTACTCCTTCGAGGCGATCACCAAGGCTGTTCGCCTGATCATCGGCGGCGCCCGCTTCATCGCGACGAATCCCGACGTCACCGGGCCGTCGGCCGAAGGTCCGCTTCCCGCGACGGGATCGGTGGCCGCGATGATCACCAAGGCCACCGGGCGTGATCCATACTTCGTCGGAAAGCCGAACCCGATGATGTTCCGCAGTGCGCTGAATCGCATCGAGGCGCACTCCGAGAACACCTTCATGGTTGGTGATCGGATGGACACCGACGTTGTCGCGGGCATCGAGGCCGGGCTGGAGACCATCCTCGTGTTGACCGGTTCGACCACGGTCGAGGACATCGAGCGCTATCCGTTCCGGCCGAGCCGCGTGCTGCCGTCGATTGCCGAGGCGATCGACCTCGTGTGA
- a CDS encoding aromatic ring-hydroxylating oxygenase subunit alpha, whose translation MTGIQQKLATGRGKFTTDYPDLGTGPVNYEDSISEEFFAAERKAVFERSWLCVGRMERLPRKGSYFTRELPGRLASIVITRDLDDNVYAFHNVCAHRGNKVVWQEHPQEESAGSCRAFACKYHGWRYGLDGVVNHITNEQEFFDLDKSKLRMPPVHCEVWAGFIFINLAENPVPLRTFLGEGLLGMESYPFHLMTQHYGFSTQIKGNWKLAVDSVCEWYHPPYVHGRFIDPDVSKAEKMVPPVDSYHYDLFRPHMLTSVPGPPILPPRAPGSAGEPRQDQRWVYKLFRAGLFGPDDVPDIGPLPGFLNRGEIASWGNDQFWVFPNISIQIWARNYYITYTYWPETVDTHIYEIDMYFVPPANAHERLAQEVVVDSTIEFAMQDVNTIEATHSALKTRAQNTFHLSDQELLIRQFHTVIRDTVAAYQAGENREA comes from the coding sequence ATGACCGGCATCCAGCAGAAGCTCGCCACCGGCCGGGGCAAGTTCACGACCGATTACCCCGACCTCGGCACGGGGCCGGTCAACTACGAGGACTCGATCTCCGAGGAGTTCTTCGCGGCCGAGCGCAAGGCCGTCTTCGAGCGGAGTTGGCTGTGCGTCGGGCGCATGGAACGCCTGCCGCGCAAGGGTTCCTACTTCACGCGCGAATTGCCGGGCCGGCTGGCGTCGATCGTCATCACCCGCGATCTCGACGACAATGTCTACGCGTTCCACAACGTGTGCGCTCACCGCGGCAACAAGGTGGTGTGGCAGGAACACCCGCAGGAGGAGTCCGCGGGTAGCTGCCGTGCGTTCGCCTGCAAGTACCACGGGTGGCGGTACGGACTCGACGGTGTGGTGAACCACATCACCAACGAGCAGGAGTTCTTCGACCTCGACAAGTCGAAACTCCGCATGCCGCCGGTGCATTGCGAGGTCTGGGCGGGTTTCATCTTCATCAATCTCGCCGAGAATCCGGTGCCGTTGCGGACGTTCCTCGGCGAGGGACTGCTCGGCATGGAAAGCTATCCGTTCCACCTGATGACCCAGCATTACGGGTTCTCGACGCAGATCAAAGGCAATTGGAAGCTCGCCGTCGACTCGGTGTGCGAGTGGTACCACCCGCCGTATGTGCACGGGCGCTTCATCGATCCCGATGTGTCCAAGGCCGAGAAGATGGTGCCACCGGTCGACTCCTACCACTACGACCTGTTCCGGCCGCACATGCTCACCTCGGTGCCGGGTCCCCCGATTCTGCCGCCGCGCGCGCCCGGGAGCGCTGGCGAGCCGCGCCAGGATCAGCGGTGGGTGTACAAGCTGTTCCGGGCCGGGTTGTTCGGGCCCGACGACGTACCGGACATCGGGCCGCTTCCGGGATTCCTGAACCGCGGTGAAATCGCGTCGTGGGGTAACGATCAGTTCTGGGTGTTCCCCAACATCTCGATCCAGATCTGGGCGCGCAACTACTACATCACCTACACGTACTGGCCCGAGACCGTCGACACCCATATCTACGAGATCGACATGTACTTCGTGCCTCCGGCCAACGCACACGAGCGACTGGCGCAGGAAGTCGTGGTCGACAGCACGATCGAGTTCGCGATGCAGGACGTCAACACCATCGAGGCCACGCACTCGGCGCTGAAGACCCGTGCGCAGAACACGTTCCACCTGTCCGACCAGGAGCTGCTCATCCGCCAGTTCCACACGGTCATTCGGGACACCGTGGCCGCCTACCAAGCCGGCGAGAACAGGGAGGCATGA
- a CDS encoding heme-binding protein, with translation MFSRSVIGAGMIAGAMLFGSAATATADPPNCTAADLAGVMAGVSAGTSSYLFTHPDVNAFFTGLKGKPRDQMSADIQAYLDANPRVRDELKAVRQAAADFRDRCNVQMPDGPMAG, from the coding sequence ATGTTCTCTCGCAGTGTGATAGGTGCCGGCATGATCGCCGGCGCGATGCTTTTCGGCAGCGCGGCGACGGCTACTGCCGATCCGCCGAACTGCACGGCGGCCGACCTCGCCGGCGTCATGGCCGGTGTGTCCGCGGGCACGTCCTCCTACCTCTTCACGCATCCGGACGTGAACGCCTTCTTCACGGGGCTCAAGGGTAAGCCCCGCGATCAGATGTCGGCCGACATCCAGGCCTACCTGGACGCGAATCCACGGGTCCGAGACGAGCTGAAGGCCGTCCGGCAGGCCGCGGCGGACTTCCGTGATCGGTGCAACGTGCAGATGCCGGACGGGCCGATGGCCGGGTAG
- a CDS encoding SDR family NAD(P)-dependent oxidoreductase yields the protein MKTALVTGGTSGIGRSIADRLRADGNHVASIDITESDTDFSYVADVTDRAAIDAALDAVRSALGPITILVNAAGMTSFRRFTNLTPAEWSKVVDVNLNGVFHVTQAVLPDMLEAGWGRIVNISSSSTHSGSPYQTAYVAAKSAVNGLTKSLALEYGPSGITANVVPPGSIDTPMLRAAEEKGLLGGSIDDIAARIPVRRIGRPEDIASTCSFLVSEEAGYITGQIVGVNGGRCT from the coding sequence GTGAAGACGGCACTCGTCACCGGCGGTACGTCGGGCATCGGCCGGTCCATCGCCGACCGGCTGCGGGCCGATGGCAACCACGTCGCCAGCATCGACATCACCGAATCCGACACCGACTTCAGCTACGTCGCCGACGTCACCGACCGCGCCGCGATCGACGCTGCGCTCGACGCCGTCCGCAGTGCGCTCGGGCCGATCACCATCCTGGTCAACGCCGCGGGAATGACGTCGTTCCGGCGCTTCACCAACCTCACCCCGGCGGAATGGTCGAAGGTCGTTGACGTCAACCTCAACGGCGTCTTCCACGTGACCCAGGCCGTGCTGCCTGACATGCTGGAAGCGGGCTGGGGCCGCATCGTGAACATCTCGTCGTCGAGCACCCATTCGGGGTCGCCCTACCAGACGGCCTACGTCGCCGCGAAGTCCGCAGTCAACGGGCTGACGAAATCCCTTGCGCTGGAATACGGTCCGTCGGGTATCACCGCGAATGTGGTGCCGCCGGGGTCGATCGACACCCCGATGTTACGCGCGGCCGAGGAGAAGGGCCTGCTCGGCGGGTCCATCGACGACATCGCCGCCAGGATTCCGGTGCGCCGGATCGGCAGACCGGAGGACATCGCGTCGACCTGTTCATTTCTGGTCTCCGAAGAGGCCGGCTACATCACGGGACAGATCGTCGGTGTGAACGGCGGCCGCTGCACCTAA